GTTGCACGAGACTCTTATCGAGTTTCATGTTCGGGATGCCGTACATCAGCAACCCGCCGATACGGTCAGCCCGCTCGAAGACGGTCACGGTGTGGCCGGCCCGGTTGAGTTGCGCCGCGGCGCAGAGGCCGGCGGGTCCGGAGCCGATGACCGCCACGCGTTTGCCGGTACGCGCTTTCGGCGGCTCGGCGGTAACCCAGCCCTCGTCCCAGCCGCGGTCGATGATCGCCACCTCGATATTCTTGATGGTGACGGCCGGTTCGTTGATGCCGAGGACGCACGAGCCTTCGCAGGGAGCGGGACAGACGCGGCCGGTGAATTCGGGAAAATTATTGGTCTTGTGCAGCCGCGCCAATGCTTCTTTCCATAGCCCGCGGTACACGAGATCGTTCCACTCAGGTATCAGGTTGTTGATCGGGCAGCCTGAGGCCATACCGCTGAGCAAGGTGCCGGTGTGGCAGAAGGGAACGCCACAATCCATGCAACGCGCCCCCTGCTCCTGAAGCTTCTGGACGGGCATGTGCAGGTGGAATTCTTTCCAGTCACGAATCCGCTCCTGCGATGAGCGGTCCGCCGGCAGCTCGCGTTTGATCTCCAGAAATCCAGTTGGCTTGCCCATTTTATTGCAAATCAGTTCCCGCCGACGCGCGCCAGGCTATGGGCGTTTTCTTCGAAGGCAGCCATGACCGCCTCTTCGCCGCTGAGGCCAGCGGCTTTCACCCGCTTCGTGGCCTCGATAACGCGCTTGTAGTCCTTCGGCATGACCTTCACGAACTTCGGGGCCATATCGTCCCAAAGTTTCAGGATGTTGCGCGCCCGCTCGCTGCCAGTGTATTCCGCGTGCCGCTGGATCATCGCCCGTACTTCCTGGATTTCCTCGGGATCTTCCAGTTTCTCCAACCCGACCATCGCCGGGTTGCAACGCTGCGGAAAATCACCGACCACATCGAGGACGTAGGCGACACCACCGCTCATGCCTGCCGCGAAATTTCGGCCAGTCAGGCCGAGTACGACCACGCGCCCGGCGGTCATATACTCGCAGCCATGATCGCCGACGGCTTCGACGACGGCGCGCACCCCGCTGTTACGGACTCCAAATCGTTCGCCAGCCATGCCGCGAATGTATACCTCGCCACCCGTAGCGCCGTAAAGCGCGACGTTGCCGATAATGATGTTCTCCTCGGGCACGAACGTGGAACCCACGGGCGGATAGACGATGATCTTGCCGCCGCTGAGTCCCTTGCCCACGTAGTCGTTGGCATCGCCCTGGAGCGTCAGCGTCATGCCCCTGGGCATGAACGCGCCGAAGCTCTGGCCCGCGCTGCCTTTGAAGTGCAGCTTGATGGTGTCATCGGGCAGGCCTTCCGGCCCGAAACGCCGCGTGAGTTCGCTGCCTGTAATTGTTCCGACGACCCGGTTCGTGTTGCTGATCGGTAATGTTGCGCGGACCTGCTCGCGTCGCGCCAGCGCCGGTTCGCAAACTTTCAGCAGCAACTGCTTGTCAAGGGAGTGTTCCAAACCATGATCCTGGCCGATCTGGCGGGAGCGGCCCACGTCAGCAGGCATGTCCGGTTGGTGAAATACCTTGGAGAAATCCAGTCCGCGTGCCTTGTAGTGGTCGAGCGCCTTCTTCACGTCGAGACGGTCAACGTGTCCGACCATCTCGACGATCGTGCGGAACCCGAGCTGCGCCATCAATTCGCGGACTTCCTGCGCGATGAAGCGCATGAAGTTGACAACCGACTGCGGGTCGCCGGTAAATTTCGCGCGCAACTGCGGGTCCTGGGTGGCCACGCCAACCGGGCAGGTGTTGAGGTGGCACACGCGCATCATGATGCAGCCGAGCGTGACCAGGGGCGCCGTGGCGAACCCGAATTCCTCGGCGCCCAGCAACGCGGCGATTACCACATCCCGTCCGGTCTTGAGCTGGCCATCGGCTTCGACATAGACGCGGCTGCGGAGATTGTTGAGCACGAGCGTTTGCTGGGTCTCGGCGAGGCCCAGTTCCCACGGCGTGCCCGCGTGCTTTATGCTCGAAAGCGGCGAAGCCCCTGTGCCGCCGTCATGGCCGCTGATGAGAATAACGTCAGCGTGCGCCTTCGCGACGCCCGCCGCGACGGTGCCGACGCCGATTTCGCTGACGAGCTTGACGCTGATGCGGGCATGCTCGTTCGAATTCTTGAGGTCGTGGATGAGTTCCGCCAGGTCCTCAATCGAATAGATGTCGTGGTGTGGCGGCGGTGAAATGAGGCCCACACCCGGCGTGGAATGGCGCACCTTTGCGATCCAGGGATAAACTTTCGCGCCGGGCAGCTCGCCGCCCTCGCCAGGTTTTGCGCCCTGTGCCATCTTGATTTGAAGTTCCCGCGCTTGTGTAAGGTAATAGCTCGTCACGCCGAAACGACCGCTGGCCACCTGTTTGATCGCGGAATTCTTGCTGTCGCCGTTGGGCATGGGCTGGTAGCGATCGGGGTCCTCGCCGCCTTCGCCGGTATTGCTCTTGCCGCCGATGCGGTTCATCGCGATGGCCAGGGCTTCGTGGGCTTCCTTGCTGATGGAACCGTAACTCATTGCGCCGGTCTTGAATCTCTTGACGATGGAGTCCACCGATTCAACATCTTCCAGCGGAATAGGTTCCGGAGAGAATTTGAGATCGAACAACCCGCGCAAGGTGCAGAGGCTGCGCGACTGATTGTTGACCAGGTCCGAATATTCCTGAAAGACCTTGTAGTTGTTCGTGCGCGTGGAAAGTTGCAACCGTGAAATTGTCCCGGGATTGAACAAGTGGCTCTCACCATCGCTGCGCCATTGGTATTGGCCGCCGGGATCCAGTGTCGCGCCGTTGACGATTCGATCGGGGAACGCATGACGGTGGCGCAGGCGAACTTCCTCGGCGAGTATGTCGATGCCGACGCCTTCGACCTGCGAGGCTGTTCCCGTGAAATACTTGTCGACAACCGAGTGATTGAGACCAATGGCCTCAAAGATCTGCGCGCCACAATAGCTCTGGATGGTCGAGATGCCCATCTTGGCCATCGTCTTGACGACGCTCTTGGTGACGGCCTTGAGGTAATTCTTGACCGCTTTCTTCTGGTCTATGTCCTTGACGATACCCTGGCGAATCATGTCGTCGAGTGTCTCAAACGCGAGGTAGGGGTTGATCGCACCCGCCCCATAACCGATCAGGAGCGCGAAGTGATGCACCTCGCGCGGTTCGCCGGATTCGAGGACGAGCGCCACGCGGGTGCGCGTGCCCTTGCGGATGAGATGATGATGCATGCCCGCGACGGCGAGCAATGCGGGGATCGCTGCGTTCTCGTGGTCGACGCCGCGGTCGGACAGAATAAGGATGTTGTGGTCTTCCTTGATCGCCTTGCTTGCCTTGCGGAACAGTTGATCGAGCGCCTTCTCCAGCCCCTTGCCACCTTCATCCACCTTGAAGAGAGTCGGCAAGGTGATGGATTTGAAGCCGGGATGGTTGATGTGGCGGAGACGCTCGAACTCCTCATTGCTGAGAACGGGGCCTTTGAGTTGGATCTGGCGGCAGTTTTCCGGCTGCGGATCGAGCAGGTTGCCCTCCGGACCAATCGTGGTGAATGTCGAGGTGATGAGTTCCTCGCGGATGCAGTCGATGGGCGGGTTGGTGACCTGCGCGAACAACTGCTTGAAATAGTTGTAGAGCAACTGCGGCTTGTTCGAGAGCACCGCCAACGGCGTGTCGGTGCCCATCGAGCCGAGCGGCTGGACGGCGTCCTTGGCCATGGGCGCCAGGATGATGCGCAAGTCTTCGAAGGTGTATCCGAACGCTTGTTGCCGCAGGAGCACGGTCGCATGGTCGGGCTGATGCACGTGAGCCGGCTTGGGCAGGTCTTCGAGATCTACCAGGCCCTGCTGAAGCCACAGGCGATACGGTCGCTCCGTGGCGATCTTCTGCTTGAGTTCCTCGTCTGCAACGATGCGGCCGAGCTTCGTATCGACGAGGAACATGCGGCCCGGCTGGAGCCGACCTTTTTGTAGGACACGTTCCGGCGGAATGTCGAGCACCCCAACCTCCGACGCCATGATGACCTGGTCGTCCTTCGTCACGTAATAGCGCGACGGGCGCAGTCCGTTACGGTCGAGGACGGCGCCGATCTGCACGCCGTCGGTAAACGCAATGGAGGCCGGGCCGTCCCACGGTTCGATCAGGCAACCGTGATATTCGTAGAACGCCTTCTTCTCGTCGCTCATGCTCTCGTGGCCCGACCACGGTTCGGGAATCATCATCATCATCGCGTGCGGCAGCGAGCGGCCGCCGAGCACGAGGAATTCGAGGCAGTTGTCAAACATGGCCGAGTCGCTGCCGTCTTCATTGATGATCGGCAGCAGCTTCTTCATGTCGTCGCCGAAAAGATCGGACTTCAACAACGACTCGCGGGCGTGCATCCAATTGATGTTGCCGCGGAGGGTATTGATCTCGCCATTGTGCGCGACGTAGCGATACGGGTGCGCCCGTTCCCAGCTCGGGAACGTGTTCGTGCTGAACCGCGAGTGCACCAGCGCCAGCGCGGAGGCAAAGGCGGGGTCACGCAGGTCGGGAAAGAACGGGTCCACCTGCTCGGGCATGAGCATACCCTTGTAGATGATCGTCTTGTAGGACAGGCTCGAAATGTAGAAGCGATTGCCGCCTTTGATGCCGGCGTAGCGAATACCCCGTTCGGCCAGCTTGCGGACGACGTACAATTTGCGCTCGAACGCCATGTCGTCTTTGATTTTTGGATCACGCGCGATGAACACCTGGCGAACGATGGGTTCCGAAGCGCGCGCCGTTTCGCCGAGCGTCGTGTTGGTAGTCGGGACCGTGCGCCAACCCAGCAGGCGATGCCCTTCGTTTTCGACGATTTCCTCAAAAAGCTTCTCGCACTTGTAACGCGCGGCAGTATCGGGAGGCAGGTACACCATGCCGACGCCGTATTCGCCGTATGTGGGCAGGGCGATCTTATCCTGGGCGCAGACTTTCTGGAGGAACTCGTGCGGGGTCTGCAGCAGAATGCCCGCACCATCGCCCGAGTTGGCCTCGCAGCCACATGCGCCGCGGTGCGCCAGATTCATCAGGATCGTGAGCGCGTTACGAACGATGTCGTGAGACTTCTGGCCCTTGATGTTCACGACAAAACCGACGCCGCAGGAATCGTGTTCAAACTGCGGGTCGTACAGCCCTTGTTTCTCGGGCCAACCGTAAGGCGTCATGGCGCGGCCTCCGTGCGATGACTACACTTCGTACCTTGTGAACTTCTGAGCCACATTTCGGGGTTTCCCTCGCTGTAATTACTGTATGAAATTACTCACAAACGCCACTTTTGTGTTGAATTCCAATCGAAAAGTAGCAAAACTATGAACGAAAACAAGCGAAATCTTCAGCTTTCCAGAACTATCGACGCGGAGGCTACATTGCGTACCATCGACGACCAAGAGCGAGCCATTATCAAGGCCCTAATCCGCGACCCGCGCCAGAGCAATAACTACATTAGTCGAGTTACCGGCGTGCCGACGCCGACTGTGCGACGGAAGCGCCAGCGCCTCGAAGACGAAGGGCTGCTCAACTATTTCGCAGCGATCGACATGCAGGAGACGGGCACCGGCACCTTCAGCGCCCGGCACCTGTATATCATTAAATTCCGCATCGGTATCACTGTGAAACAGATCGTGGACGAAATCAAGAGCGAGCCGAACGTGCGCTCGGTATTCACCGACCTTATTTACGAATCGCACATCGCGGAAATGGACGGACGCGTGGCGCTGGTGATGATCATCGAGGGGAAAGACGACGCGGATATCATTGAGAACGTCCAGGGGAAGATCGTGCCCTCGCTGCGCAAGAACCATGGGCCAGACTCGATTGAGGAAATCTCCACGTTGCGCCTCCTCAGCCCGATCCGCGTGTTCCATAATTACGTGCCCTTGGTGAACATGCACAACGGCGTGCTGCGCGCTGATTGGACTGACGACGCCATCTTCGTGGGCTAGGGTTGCCATCGCTTCCTCTTCCAGCAGGTCACTTCCCGTTGCAGTCCTGGTCTACGGCTTCCTTCAGCATCTCGAAGAAATCGGGAATGGCGGAGGTCACTCGGTTCCAATTTGAGATCAGGGGAATGCCGAGCGGGTCGCGGAGATATTCATCCGCGGCGAGACGGAGCGCGTTCGTGAACGCGCGCACCGCCAGCATTTCCTGATGACGGTCGAAGGGAAGGCCGTTGATCGCGGCGTCGTCCTCGTACTGTTTCACCGCATCCTGCGCCACGCGCAGGTAGCGAATGGTCAGCGTCTTGAAGAGCGCATCGGAGAGCACGAGCCCTTCCGTTGCCAGGTTGCGGAAGACGGATTTCGCGATGTCAGCACTCATTTTCATGAGTCCCTTGCGCTCGTCATCCGCGGAGAGGATCTGGTGTTTGTGTTCGTAGGTATCGCACAAATCGACCTGGCAGATTCGTTTGGCCGTGCAGTTGCGGAACACCTCGCAGAGCACGCCCATCTCCAATCCCCAATCACCGGGAATGCGGTTGATGCGCGCGAGGTCGGCGAGCATCGAGAACTCGCCCGAGAGCGGGTAGCGGAAGCTGTCGAGGAATACCAGGAGCGGCACCTCGCGCCCGAGGACTTTCTGCAGGGCGCGAATCAGCGGCGTGACCAGCAGCCGCGTGACGCGACCGTAGAAGCGGTCCGAGACACGGGCGTAGAAGCCCTTGCAGAATTCATAGTCCATGTTCGGACTCGCGAGCGGGAACACCAGCCGCGCGAGGAGTTCGCGGTCGTAGGTGCGGATGTCGCAATCGTGGAGCGCGATGATCTTGCACTGTTCGTCGGCCAGCACGAAGCCCGACGACAACCACATGTTACTGCCTTTGCCCGGACCGCCGATGGAAAGGTCGTTCTTGACCATCAATTTCATCAGCTTGCGCAGGCGCGGCCCGTCGCGCCAGAGGATTTTCACTTCTTGCGGCAGGGTGGAGAAAAAGCGGCGCGCTTGATCGAACTGGCGCTGGTCCGCGCGGTCGAGCCCCACGACGACCTGGCGGATGTAACGGACACCCCGCAGATGTCCCAGGATATTCCTGAGGGCCGGGCCTTCCAATTCGCTGTAGAGACAGGGCAGCACCAGCGCGATGGGCCGTCGCCCGGTGTATTCCGCCAGCGTTGCTTCGATCGCCTCGAGATCGTACTTGCCGAGACGATGGAACGTGCTGATGACGCCGCTTTGATGAAAGTCGCTCATGGCTTCATAAAGTGCTTCGCACCCGCCTGACCTGATTGTAAGATTACGCGGGGTCGACGGTGTGAAGCAATTTATTTTCTTGTCCGTCCGTTTGTTTATATGAGCGACGCGAAGGTCATTTTTTGGGACGTCTACGGCACGCTGGTCACGGCGCAACGCGGGAATCTCGACTCCCTGGTGCAACGCGAGGCCGAATTGCGCACAGTGTTTGAGCGCACCGTCAAGAATTTTGGCCTCGACGTTGCCCCGGAACGCCTGCATGACCTCTTCCTGCGCGGCATCCGGGCCGAACGCGAGGCGCGCGCGGCGCAAGGCGTTGCGCATCCCGAAGTGCGCATCGACGAAATCTGGTTCAAATTACTGGAGAAGTTTCGACCTGAGGACCCGCCCACGATCAATTTTGCGCGCGAGGTCGCGCTATTTTTTCAGCGGCAGGCCAACCCGGCGCAACTCCAACCGCACGCCTTTGACGTGTTGACCACGCTCAAGAAGCGGGGTTTTCGCCACGGGATCATCTCCAACGCGCAGTTCTACACGCCGATTGAGTTGTCCTTCCTGTTCCGCGACGAAAGCGCGTGCGCCATTTGCACGTACGAATCCATCTTCGACCCGCTGCTCGTCTTTTTCTCGTTTGACCTCGGCATTGCCAAGCCGGACCCGGCCATTTTTCGGCGCGCAGTTGAAGCGTTGACACGGGAGAACATCATGCCCGACGACTGCGTCTTCGTGGGCAATTCACCCGCCAACGACATTGCGCCCGCCCAGCATATCGGGTTCAAGACCGTTCTCTTTGCGCCAGAAGCCATCCCTGAATCCACAACGAAGCCCGACCTGGTGATTCACAACCTCGCGCAGCTTTTGGAATGGCTGTGAAGATCGCGATCCTGCACTACCACCTGCGACCCGGCGGCGTGGCGACCGTTATCCGCAACGCGCAACGCGCCCTGGCGGGGAAATTCGAAGTCCAGATCCTTGCGGATTTCGGTTACGACGAACATCCGGCGCGCAGCCGGGCCGTGTTCGTCGCGGAATCAAGCCGACTGGCAGAGCGTATTGCGAAACGCCTTCGAGGTGTCGACGTTCTGCACACTCACAATGTCGGACTTGGCAAGCACCCGCGGCTGACGTATGCGGTAAAGCTGCTTGCGGAGCAACGCCGGATCAAGATCATCAATCAGGTCCACGACTTTCCTGAGGACGATCGGCCAGCGCAACTGAGCGCGCTGCGCAACTGCGCCGGCAAGCGTGATGACGCCTTCCAGCGCACACTGTGCTATTACGACGCGCCGAACATGATTTGGGCGACGCTGACCACGCACGATGCGGCGAAACTCGCGACGCACGGGGTGCCGGCGGGGAAAATTCACGTCCTACCGAACCCGGTGGATGAGGAGTTCTTCACCCAACCAGCACCATCCCGCGCCGAGTTGCAATCCGTGCGGGCGCAGCTTGCCGCGTTTGCCCACGCGCATCGATTCCTTTTCGACCCGCGAAAGAAGCTGCTGCTTTCGCCGATGAAGGTGATGGTTCGGAAGAACAATGCCGAGGCCGTGGAGTTGGTGAAACGACTGGAGCAATACCAACTCGTCATCTCGCTTGATGCGTCCTCCGCGAGGGACCGCGATTACAGCGAGCGGCTCAAGAAGAAGATCCGGCGGGAACGGCTGCCCGTGGTGATCGGCTTTGGCGCGGCCCTGGACAATTCACAGCCGCTGTTTCACCTGGCGCACGCGGTCCTCACGACGTCCGAGGTCGAAGGGTTCGGTTATACGTTTGTCGAAGGCTGGCTGTGCCATAGGTCGGTGGTGGGCCGCGATATACCCGAGGTCACCCGGGACTTTGTCACGGCGGGAATGAAGATGGGCCATTTTTACCGGACGTTTGACAACGAGGCGGTCCGTCGCCTGGCGGACTTCTTGGCCCGGCCACCCCGCAAGCTTATCGAGGACAATCGGAAGATCGTGCTGAAAGAGTATTCGCTGCGGGCGTACGCGCGGCGGTACGAGAAGCTATTGCGGAAATTCCCCCGGGGGGGTGTGCTCGGCGCTTTCGATCAGGTTGTGTAACCGGCGCTTCAAGACGGTGAGTGAGAAATGCTGCCGGGCGATGGTGAAATTGCGGTCGGCCATTTGCTTGCGGAGCTCGGGATCGTTGAGCACGTGGCGGACTTTCTCGACCACGTCATCGGTGACGTAGCCATCCATCGTAACCGTCTCGAACCCGAGCGGCTCGATATCGAGCATGTAGACCGAGTAACGGTTGACCACGATCGGCTTGCGAAAATAGATCGCTTCGAGGAAGGCGTTGCCGAAGCCTTCGTAGATGCTCGGGTAGGTGACGATATCGGCGTGCGGATAAATGTCCCAGAGCGTGTAGATCTTTTGGCCCTTTTCATCGAAGCTGCGCGTCTCGCTGAAGCGGTTGGCCATAAAGCGAATGTCCACGCCTTCGGACTGGGCGAGCTCGCGCAGCCAATTGTAATAGGCCAGCCCCTCGTCGCCCGCGCTGTGTGAGACGACCAACTTGGCGCGCGGTTCCTTCAGGCGGCGCACCAACTCGATGGCGTGCTCGACGCCCTTGCGCGAGACGAGGCGTGTTGGTTGGAGAATGAGGATGTCGTCGGGTTTCAGCCCGATTTGTTCGCGCAAGTCGCGGGCGTACTCGTCCATCGCCGGCGGTTCGGTGTCGAAATCAAACACGTTGGGGATCAGCGAGGCGGCAATGCCTTTGCGCTGGGCGAGTTCGCGGCGCGCGGGAGTATTGATGACCACGTGCTTGATACTCGGCAAGCTTGGCGGAAAGGCGGCGTCGAGGATGTCCTGCACCGCGTTGATCATGAAGCGCTGGCGTTCCCAGTAGAAATCGTGATGGTGGGCGATGGCGTGGATGCCGGTCTCGGCGATGAACTCGGTCAGCGCCATGCCGAGCGGCAGGTTCATGGGGATCGTCAGCACGTTTTGCGGCACGAGCAAGTCGATCGCGAATTTCTTCACGAACCCGGCGAGGCCGGTTTTGATGCGCCCACGCAACTCGTGGAGTTGCTCGGTTGTTTCCCCCAGGCGGGTGTGGACGCCAAAGCATTTCTGGTGGAGGGCGACGATTTCGGGATGCGTGAAATGGGCCTCGGGCAGCAGGACGCCAGGGATGATCTTGGGATCGAGTTGCCCCGCGCAGAAAAAGGTGCTGTGGCCGAGATCGCGGCAGATGCGCGCCCACTTGATGGTTTCAAGCGTCACGCCATCGGTGCCGGCCAGCCGCGTGGAGATGAACCCAATATTCATCGACACAGCTACTCTTGCGCAATTGCGGTGTTTGAGTCAAGGTCATGAATCGGCGAAAGGGTGGTTGTAACGGAGACTGGACGCTGGCGCGTCGTGCAGGTATGCTCTCGCCACGAACTTTGAAAGGGAACCACGCAACATGAAACGTCTGCAGATAATCGTCGCATGCACACTCGCCCTGGCGATGTTGGGCCTGGCGGGATGTTCGAAACCGGCGGCCGAGGACGCGCCCCCACCCAAGGCCGTCACAACCAAAAAGATCGAGTTCCCGGCGCCGACAAACCTGCCGTCCGCGCAGCCGGCCGGGAGCGTTACAACAACGGCTCCGTCCGCGGCTGTCGTTCCGCAGGAGGACTCACCGGCGGAGGCCGCCGCCGAACTCAAGCAATACGAGGCCGATTACCAGAACACATCGGATTTCCAGAAGCGCGTCGTGATCATCTACAACCTCAGTTCGGTCGAGTCCCCGGATACCGTCGACACCATCGGTCGCCTGTTTCTCAATGAGAAGGACAAGGAGCTGAAGGTCGAGCTGGTCAACTCGCTGCTGGACATCGAGGGACAGAACGAGAAGAAACTGGCGATCCTCAGCACGGCGGTCCGCGGCGACCAGCCGAAAGACGTGCGACTCCAGGGAATCGACGCGATGGGGGACACGGAGGACAAGCGCGCGATCCAGATCCTGCAGGGAATGCTGACCGACCCCGATCAGGATATTATCGATGCGGCGAAGGACACCATCGATCAGTTGCAGTCGGATGTGGCACAGCCGCAAGCACCGGCGCAGATCCAGGCCCAGCCCGTGCCGCAGACGCAGCCAATGAAATAGGCAACAAGTCGGGCGGGAAGATAATCGTTGACGGAGGCGCGGGCTTCCGTTATGTTTTTCGCCCCTTCCCAAGAGGAAAAGGACACATTCATGTACGCAGTTATTCGAACAGGTGCCAAGCAGTATCGCGTCCAGCCCGGCGACGTTTTGGAGGTCGAACTCCTCGACGGCGAAAAGGGCAAGGAAATCGCGTTGGAGGACGTTTTGTTGGTGGCTGACGGCGAGAAAATTCAGGTCGGCAAGCCTAATATCAAAGGCGCGCGCGTGACCGCCGAGGTCATCGACGAGGACAAGAAGGGCAAGAAGGTCATCGCCTTCAAGTTCCGCCGCCGCGAAGGTTACCATCGCAAACGCGGCATCCGCGCGCACCACACCGTTTTGAAAATCAAAGAGATTATTGTATAGTAGTGGCCGTTCAGGAGTAACCAGTCATGGCACATAAAAAAGGTCAAGGAAGTTCAAGAAACGGCCGCGATAGCGTCAGCAAACGTCTTGGCGTGAAACGATTTGGCGGTGAGACCGTCACCGCCGGCAGCATCATCATCCGCCAGCGTGGCGCCCGCTTTGTCGCCGGCACGAATGTCGGCATCGGTCGCGATTGGACCCTGTTCGCCTTGATCGATGGCCAGGTCCGCTTCGACAAGCAGAGTCGCCGCGTCAACATCGACCCCGTCGCCGCACCCGCCAGCAAGTCGTAGGGTAATTCATTTTGAGAGCGAAGGAGCGGACCTGTGGGTCTGCTCCTTTTGCTTTTCGGGCTTTGGCGAGACGCTTCCGTGGCGGAACAACCGTGATCTTGACTGGATTAGGCAACGGCGTACGATGTGATGAGGAGCTACGAACGAAATGACACCCGAATTGTCTGATGTTGAGGCCTGATCCCAATGGCTGTGACAAAGACATTGTGGAAGATTCCAGACCCGACATCGGCGCGCAGACGACCAGATTGAGGAGCTCAATCACCGTACTTGCGTCGTGAGCTGCCTCTTTGACAAGCGAGGGGAGCACGGATATAGGATGTTTTTCGCTGGCATAGAGACGTATCGGGTTACGTACCATTTGTCATGCACGGGCGAAATGGTGGACGCTTACGGTCAAGTAGTTGACCTCGGGGAAACTGATTGTCTGAGCGAAATATCCACACGACTCAGCCGGCGCGGGGCTCAAAGCGGCGGGCTTTGCCATCTCATGGTCTACTTTGACGATGGCCCGTGTTATGAATTCATATGTAAGTCTTTTCACGCTGAAGATCTGAAGGGCGCGTTGTTATCGGGAACTCGGTGAATGGCCGTTGGCTTGGCGCTTCTTGGCGAGAAATCAGGTCTCATCATCACACCTTGACGTAACGTGTAGCACTCGCTGCGTTCCATCAGTATCTTAAAGGTCGCACTTCGTATGACCCCATCTGGAGGAGCGGTCTATCGCAAATCGATAATTTTACTGGACGCAGTGTGCCGGGATGGGTATAGTCAGCGCGTGGATTATGAA
This Verrucomicrobiia bacterium DNA region includes the following protein-coding sequences:
- a CDS encoding HAD family hydrolase produces the protein MSDAKVIFWDVYGTLVTAQRGNLDSLVQREAELRTVFERTVKNFGLDVAPERLHDLFLRGIRAEREARAAQGVAHPEVRIDEIWFKLLEKFRPEDPPTINFAREVALFFQRQANPAQLQPHAFDVLTTLKKRGFRHGIISNAQFYTPIELSFLFRDESACAICTYESIFDPLLVFFSFDLGIAKPDPAIFRRAVEALTRENIMPDDCVFVGNSPANDIAPAQHIGFKTVLFAPEAIPESTTKPDLVIHNLAQLLEWL
- a CDS encoding glycosyltransferase family 4 protein is translated as MAVKIAILHYHLRPGGVATVIRNAQRALAGKFEVQILADFGYDEHPARSRAVFVAESSRLAERIAKRLRGVDVLHTHNVGLGKHPRLTYAVKLLAEQRRIKIINQVHDFPEDDRPAQLSALRNCAGKRDDAFQRTLCYYDAPNMIWATLTTHDAAKLATHGVPAGKIHVLPNPVDEEFFTQPAPSRAELQSVRAQLAAFAHAHRFLFDPRKKLLLSPMKVMVRKNNAEAVELVKRLEQYQLVISLDASSARDRDYSERLKKKIRRERLPVVIGFGAALDNSQPLFHLAHAVLTTSEVEGFGYTFVEGWLCHRSVVGRDIPEVTRDFVTAGMKMGHFYRTFDNEAVRRLADFLARPPRKLIEDNRKIVLKEYSLRAYARRYEKLLRKFPRGGVLGAFDQVV
- a CDS encoding glycosyl transferase, which translates into the protein MSDFHQSGVISTFHRLGKYDLEAIEATLAEYTGRRPIALVLPCLYSELEGPALRNILGHLRGVRYIRQVVVGLDRADQRQFDQARRFFSTLPQEVKILWRDGPRLRKLMKLMVKNDLSIGGPGKGSNMWLSSGFVLADEQCKIIALHDCDIRTYDRELLARLVFPLASPNMDYEFCKGFYARVSDRFYGRVTRLLVTPLIRALQKVLGREVPLLVFLDSFRYPLSGEFSMLADLARINRIPGDWGLEMGVLCEVFRNCTAKRICQVDLCDTYEHKHQILSADDERKGLMKMSADIAKSVFRNLATEGLVLSDALFKTLTIRYLRVAQDAVKQYEDDAAINGLPFDRHQEMLAVRAFTNALRLAADEYLRDPLGIPLISNWNRVTSAIPDFFEMLKEAVDQDCNGK
- a CDS encoding Lrp/AsnC family transcriptional regulator, with protein sequence MNENKRNLQLSRTIDAEATLRTIDDQERAIIKALIRDPRQSNNYISRVTGVPTPTVRRKRQRLEDEGLLNYFAAIDMQETGTGTFSARHLYIIKFRIGITVKQIVDEIKSEPNVRSVFTDLIYESHIAEMDGRVALVMIIEGKDDADIIENVQGKIVPSLRKNHGPDSIEEISTLRLLSPIRVFHNYVPLVNMHNGVLRADWTDDAIFVG
- the gltB gene encoding glutamate synthase large subunit, yielding MTPYGWPEKQGLYDPQFEHDSCGVGFVVNIKGQKSHDIVRNALTILMNLAHRGACGCEANSGDGAGILLQTPHEFLQKVCAQDKIALPTYGEYGVGMVYLPPDTAARYKCEKLFEEIVENEGHRLLGWRTVPTTNTTLGETARASEPIVRQVFIARDPKIKDDMAFERKLYVVRKLAERGIRYAGIKGGNRFYISSLSYKTIIYKGMLMPEQVDPFFPDLRDPAFASALALVHSRFSTNTFPSWERAHPYRYVAHNGEINTLRGNINWMHARESLLKSDLFGDDMKKLLPIINEDGSDSAMFDNCLEFLVLGGRSLPHAMMMMIPEPWSGHESMSDEKKAFYEYHGCLIEPWDGPASIAFTDGVQIGAVLDRNGLRPSRYYVTKDDQVIMASEVGVLDIPPERVLQKGRLQPGRMFLVDTKLGRIVADEELKQKIATERPYRLWLQQGLVDLEDLPKPAHVHQPDHATVLLRQQAFGYTFEDLRIILAPMAKDAVQPLGSMGTDTPLAVLSNKPQLLYNYFKQLFAQVTNPPIDCIREELITSTFTTIGPEGNLLDPQPENCRQIQLKGPVLSNEEFERLRHINHPGFKSITLPTLFKVDEGGKGLEKALDQLFRKASKAIKEDHNILILSDRGVDHENAAIPALLAVAGMHHHLIRKGTRTRVALVLESGEPREVHHFALLIGYGAGAINPYLAFETLDDMIRQGIVKDIDQKKAVKNYLKAVTKSVVKTMAKMGISTIQSYCGAQIFEAIGLNHSVVDKYFTGTASQVEGVGIDILAEEVRLRHRHAFPDRIVNGATLDPGGQYQWRSDGESHLFNPGTISRLQLSTRTNNYKVFQEYSDLVNNQSRSLCTLRGLFDLKFSPEPIPLEDVESVDSIVKRFKTGAMSYGSISKEAHEALAIAMNRIGGKSNTGEGGEDPDRYQPMPNGDSKNSAIKQVASGRFGVTSYYLTQARELQIKMAQGAKPGEGGELPGAKVYPWIAKVRHSTPGVGLISPPPHHDIYSIEDLAELIHDLKNSNEHARISVKLVSEIGVGTVAAGVAKAHADVILISGHDGGTGASPLSSIKHAGTPWELGLAETQQTLVLNNLRSRVYVEADGQLKTGRDVVIAALLGAEEFGFATAPLVTLGCIMMRVCHLNTCPVGVATQDPQLRAKFTGDPQSVVNFMRFIAQEVRELMAQLGFRTIVEMVGHVDRLDVKKALDHYKARGLDFSKVFHQPDMPADVGRSRQIGQDHGLEHSLDKQLLLKVCEPALARREQVRATLPISNTNRVVGTITGSELTRRFGPEGLPDDTIKLHFKGSAGQSFGAFMPRGMTLTLQGDANDYVGKGLSGGKIIVYPPVGSTFVPEENIIIGNVALYGATGGEVYIRGMAGERFGVRNSGVRAVVEAVGDHGCEYMTAGRVVVLGLTGRNFAAGMSGGVAYVLDVVGDFPQRCNPAMVGLEKLEDPEEIQEVRAMIQRHAEYTGSERARNILKLWDDMAPKFVKVMPKDYKRVIEATKRVKAAGLSGEEAVMAAFEENAHSLARVGGN